From one Coffea eugenioides isolate CCC68of chromosome 11, Ceug_1.0, whole genome shotgun sequence genomic stretch:
- the LOC113751769 gene encoding uncharacterized protein LOC113751769, which translates to MNPSSLSLHHHHYPSTTTTTTIFHKKPTPTPQSFKLRTSFSPIKMSLTENAPSIAIVGVTGAVGQEFLSVLSDRNFPYRSLKLLASKRSAGKEIIYEDKAYIVEELNEESFKGIDIALFSAGGSISKKFGPLAVQDGSIVVDNSSAFRMDDGVPLVVPEVNPEAMEHIKIGSGKGALIANPNCSTIICLMAATPLHRHAKVKRMVVSTYQAASGAGAAAMEELELQTREVLDRKEPTCKIFKRQYAFNLFSHNAPVLPNGYNEEEMKLVKETKKIWNDANVKVTATCIRVPVMRAHAESVNLQFEKPLHEDTARDILENAPGVVVIDDRAGNHFPTPLEVSNRDAVAVGRIRRDVSQDGDYGLDIFVCGDQIRKGAALNAVQIAEMLLK; encoded by the exons ATGAATCCCTCCTCCCTCTCCCTCCACCACCACCATTACCCGTCCacaaccaccaccaccaccatttTCCATAAAAAACCCACCCCAACCCCACAATCTTTCAAACTACGCACCTCATTTTCCCCAATTAAAATGTCACTCACGGAAAATGCCCCCTCAATCGCCATCGTCGGCGTCACCGGAGCCGTCGGCCAAGAATTCCTCTCCGTATTGTCCGACCGGAACTTCCCCTACCGATCCCTTAAGCTCCTGGCCAGCAAACGCTCAGCTGGGAAAGAAATAATTTATGAAGATAAGGCCTATATTGTTGAAGAACTGAATGAAGAAAGCTTCAAGGGTATTGATATTGCGCTTTTCAGCGCTGGTGGTTCGATAAGCAAGAAATTCGGGCCGTTGGCGGTGCAAGATGGGAGTATTGTGGTGGATAATAGCTCTGCTTTCAGGATGGATGATGGGGTTCCCCTTGTTGTCCCAGAGGTTAATCCGGAGGCTATGGAGCATATCAAGATTGGGAGTGGTAAAGGCGCATTGATTGCGAACCCGAATTGTTCGACCATCATATGTTTAATGGCAGCTACTCCGCTGCATCGCCATGCCAAG GTTAAACGCATGGTTGTTAGTACATATCAGGCAGCTAGTGGTGCTGGTGCTGCTGCAATGGAAGAGCTTGAACTGCAAACTCGTGAG GTACTTGATAGGAAGGAACCAACCTGTAAAATCTTTAAGCGACAG TATGCGTTCAATCTTTTCTCACATAACGCACCTGTTCTCCCAAATGGCTACAATGAGGAGGAAATGAAACTAGTAAAAGAAACGAAGAAAATATGG AATGACGCGAATGTAAAAGTCACTGCAACTTGCATTCGAGTTCCAGTTATGCGAGCACATGCTGAGAGTGTAAATCTTCAGTTTGAGAAGCCATTACACGAG GATACTGCGAGGGATATACTTGAGAATGCTCCAGGAGTAGTGGTTATTGATGACCGTGCAGGCAATCACTTCCCAACTCCACTAGAAGTTTCAAACAGAGATGCTGTTGCAGTGGGGAGAATTCGACGTGATGTCTCTCAAGATGGAGACTATGG GTTGGATATCTTTGTCTGCGGTGATCAAATACGCAAGGGTGCAGCTCTAAATGCTGTTCAGATTGCCGAGATGCTACTGAAGTAA